A single Cucumis melo cultivar AY chromosome 4, USDA_Cmelo_AY_1.0, whole genome shotgun sequence DNA region contains:
- the LOC103495053 gene encoding uncharacterized protein LOC103495053: MSSVELGPSLYSSPIQSPIPDIAALFDSHAALPTASSIPERGTDARSEETPFDNDDGVEPVAPGDYNDEVPVADTVDPGAQQEPSSVPTELKPARKKGQQIRRNITTKAGRKKIPLNIPSVPIDGISFHLEENIHRWKFVVQRRIADEVNISDKHHSCVSIMNLIEKARLSKTISDVYPFYPQLIREFIVNLPTNVNDPSSPDYLTVHIRGFKFTISPTMINGFLGNVVSINFSPSSSSTDVLASELSRVTLSSWPVNGIPAVVLSVKYAILHKIGIANWFPSSHASSVSARWAHSCIASTMMTG; encoded by the coding sequence ATGTCTTCTGTAGAATTAGGACCATCGCTTTATTCTTCTCCAATTCAGTCTCCTATTCCGGACATTGCTGCTCTGTTTGATTCACATGCTGCTCTGCCTACTGCATCGAGCATACCTGAAAGAGGAACTGACGCTCGAAGTGAAGAAACCCCTTTTGATAATGACGACGGTGTTGAGCCTGTTGCCCCTGGTGATTATAATGACGAAGTCCCTGTTGCTGATACTGTCGATCCGGGTGCTCAACAAGAACCTTCATCAGTTCCTACAGAACTAAAGCCAGCTAGGAAGAAAGGTCAACAAATTCGACGAAACATTACCACCAAAGCTGGTAGAAAGAAAATTCCTCTCAATATTCCATCAGTCCCAATTGATGGTATATCATTTCATCTTGAAGAAAACATACATCGTTGGAAGTTTGTTGTGCAACGGAGGATAGCAGACGAGGTAAATATTTCAGACAAACATCATTCATGTGTGAGCATTATGAATCTGATTGAGAAGGCTAGATTGTCTAAAACTATTTCGGACGTGTACCCGTTTTATCCTCAACTTATTAGAGAATTTATAGTTAATTTGCCAACTAATGTCAATGACCCAAGTAGCCCGGATTATCTGACGGTTCATATTAGGGGCTTTAAATTTACAATTTCTCCTACTATGATAAATGGTTTTCTGGGAAATGTTGTTTCCATTAACTTTTCTCCATCATCCTCGTCAACTGATGTTTTGGCCTCTGAATTGTCTAGAGTGACATTATCCTCGTGGCCTGTGAATGGTATACCTGCTGTTGTGCTAAGTGTTAAGTATGCCATATTGCATAAGATTGGTATTGCCAATTGGTTTCCTTCATCCCATGCCTCTAGTGTTTCTGCTCGTTGGGCACATTCTTGTATCGCATCTACAATGATGACAGGGTAG